A region from the Sulfurivermis fontis genome encodes:
- a CDS encoding ATP phosphoribosyltransferase regulatory subunit, which translates to MMESERWLLPEGIEEVLPEGAWRLELLRRRLLDLFSAWGYELVLPPFIEYLDSLLVGTGNDLDLQTFKLTDQLSGRLMGVRADMTPQVARIDAHHLKRVTPTRLCYLGTVLRTRPEGHGGSRSPLQVGAELYGHAGIESDVEVLRLMLATLHAAGLDRLYLDLGHVGIFRGLARQAGLTPDQEARLFDALQRKSRPDIAALLAGLELDEVMRGMLLQLADLNGGEEALATARTMLAAAGAEVQAALDNLAAIAAAVRRTLPEVPLHFDLAELRGYHYHTGAVFAAYAPGSGQALAQGGRYDDIGRVFGRARPATGFSADLKTLLALSTATLPGVRGIFAPCADDPALARQVDELRARGERVVCALPGQQGDAAAMGCDRQLVLRDGHWQVAALG; encoded by the coding sequence CTGATGGAAAGCGAACGCTGGTTATTGCCGGAAGGCATCGAGGAAGTGCTGCCCGAGGGGGCCTGGCGGCTGGAGCTGTTGCGCCGCCGTCTGCTCGATCTGTTCAGCGCCTGGGGCTACGAGCTGGTGCTGCCTCCGTTCATCGAATATCTGGATTCACTGCTCGTCGGTACCGGCAACGACCTCGATCTGCAGACCTTCAAGCTGACCGATCAGCTGAGCGGCCGCCTGATGGGCGTGCGTGCCGATATGACGCCGCAGGTGGCGCGCATCGACGCCCACCATCTCAAGCGCGTGACGCCGACCCGTCTATGCTATCTGGGCACCGTGCTGCGTACCCGGCCGGAAGGGCACGGCGGCAGCCGCAGCCCGTTGCAGGTGGGCGCCGAGCTGTACGGCCACGCCGGCATCGAGAGCGACGTGGAGGTGCTGCGCCTGATGCTGGCGACCCTGCACGCGGCCGGTCTCGACCGGCTCTATCTCGACCTCGGCCATGTCGGCATCTTCCGCGGCCTGGCCCGTCAGGCGGGCCTGACGCCGGACCAGGAGGCGCGGCTGTTCGATGCGTTGCAGCGCAAGTCACGCCCGGACATCGCGGCCTTGCTGGCCGGTCTGGAGCTGGACGAGGTCATGCGCGGCATGCTGCTGCAACTGGCCGACCTCAACGGCGGCGAAGAGGCCCTGGCAACGGCGCGCACCATGCTGGCCGCTGCCGGCGCCGAGGTGCAGGCTGCCCTGGACAATCTGGCGGCCATCGCCGCGGCGGTGCGCCGCACCCTGCCCGAGGTGCCGCTGCACTTCGATCTGGCCGAGCTGCGCGGTTACCACTATCACACCGGCGCGGTGTTCGCCGCCTATGCCCCGGGCAGCGGCCAGGCCCTGGCCCAGGGCGGGCGCTACGACGACATCGGCCGGGTGTTCGGCCGCGCCCGTCCCGCCACCGGCTTTTCCGCCGACCTCAAGACCCTGCTGGCCCTGTCTACTGCCACCCTGCCGGGGGTTCGTGGTATCTTTGCGCCCTGCGCCGACGACCCGGCACTGGCGCGGCAGGTGGATGAACTGCGCGCGCGCGGCGAACGGGTGGTCTGTGCCCTGCCGGGGCAACAGGGCGATGCGGCGGCGATGGGATGTGACCGCCAGCTGGTACTGCGCGATGGCCACTGGCAGGTGGCGGCGCTGGGCTAG
- a CDS encoding DUF2065 domain-containing protein, whose product MWSDLWVALALVLVLEGVLPALSPRNYRKAMLGLAQLNDRSIRTAGLVLMVVGAVLVYWLKH is encoded by the coding sequence ATGTGGTCTGATCTGTGGGTGGCGCTGGCCCTGGTGCTGGTGCTGGAAGGGGTGCTGCCTGCATTGTCGCCGCGCAATTACCGCAAGGCCATGTTGGGGCTGGCGCAGCTGAATGACCGCTCCATCCGCACCGCAGGCCTGGTGTTGATGGTGGTGGGGGCGGTACTGGTCTACTGGTTGAAACACTGA
- the hflC gene encoding protease modulator HflC, translated as MSRGMLSLIALLAVAWLGSMSVFVVNERELAIKFRLGEFVRADYAPGLYFKIPFINNVRFFDKRILTLEVDSERYLTQEKKNVIVDSFIKWRVSDVATYYLTMRGDEQQAAMRLAQVIKDGLRSEFGKRTMQEAISGERSEIMNIITSQMSEQAKQFGIEVVDVRIKRIELPAEVSSSVYHRMEAERSRVAKDLRSRGAEAAERIRADADRQRTVILAEAYRDAERIRGEGDGRAAEIYAKAFGRNPEFYALYRSLDAYRNTFSKSQDMLVVDPSAEFFQYFNNATGTRK; from the coding sequence ATGTCGCGCGGAATGCTGTCCTTGATTGCTCTGCTGGCCGTGGCTTGGCTGGGCTCCATGTCGGTCTTCGTGGTCAACGAGCGTGAACTGGCGATCAAGTTCCGTCTGGGTGAATTCGTCCGTGCCGACTACGCTCCAGGCCTGTATTTCAAGATCCCGTTCATCAACAACGTGCGTTTCTTCGACAAGCGCATCCTTACCCTGGAAGTGGATTCCGAGCGTTACCTGACCCAGGAAAAGAAGAACGTCATCGTCGATTCGTTCATCAAGTGGCGGGTGAGCGATGTCGCTACCTATTACCTGACCATGCGCGGTGACGAACAACAGGCCGCCATGCGCCTGGCGCAGGTGATCAAGGACGGTCTGCGCAGCGAGTTCGGCAAGCGCACCATGCAGGAGGCTATCTCCGGTGAGCGTTCCGAGATCATGAACATCATCACCAGCCAGATGAGCGAACAGGCCAAGCAGTTCGGCATCGAGGTGGTGGATGTGCGCATCAAGCGCATCGAACTGCCGGCCGAGGTCTCCAGCTCGGTGTACCATCGCATGGAGGCGGAACGCTCCCGTGTGGCCAAGGATCTGCGCTCGCGCGGTGCCGAGGCGGCGGAGCGCATCCGCGCCGATGCCGATCGCCAGCGTACCGTGATCCTGGCGGAGGCCTATCGTGATGCCGAACGCATCCGCGGTGAGGGTGACGGCCGGGCGGCGGAGATTTACGCCAAGGCCTTTGGCCGTAACCCCGAATTCTATGCCCTGTATCGCAGTCTGGATGCCTACCGCAACACCTTCAGCAAGTCCCAGGACATGCTGGTGGTGGACCCCAGTGCGGAGTTTTTCCAGTACTTCAACAACGCGACGGGCACACGCAAGTAA
- the hflK gene encoding FtsH protease activity modulator HflK has product MAWNEPGNSGGKDPWGGRNNEQGPPDLDEVVRKLQDKFGGLFGQGRGRNGGGASAGSAGLVLALAVALWALSGIYIVDATQRGVVMQFGAYKATTMPGLNWFPRFIQTVEKVDISTVRSIELGRRADEALMLTQDENIIDVKFTVQYQVKNARDYLFNVRDPDQTLREATESAVREVIGQSEMDFVITGGRADVVDRIKTLVQDILDRYNAGLTIVNLNMQDAQAPEQVQGAFADAVKAREDEQRLKNEAEAYANDILPKARGQAARLIEEANAYRDQVIAQAEGESARFLSVLAQYEKAPAVTRKRLYLEAMESVLAQSSKVLVDTKGGNNLLYLPLDKLMQRETPLGAMGAGDMLGTAPAAPVQQPRADVRLRDNLRQREVR; this is encoded by the coding sequence ATGGCGTGGAACGAACCGGGTAATTCCGGGGGCAAGGACCCCTGGGGCGGCCGCAACAACGAGCAGGGACCGCCGGACCTCGACGAGGTGGTGCGCAAGCTGCAGGACAAATTCGGCGGCCTGTTCGGTCAGGGGCGCGGCCGCAACGGTGGTGGCGCTTCTGCCGGCTCGGCCGGTCTGGTATTGGCGCTGGCCGTGGCCCTGTGGGCACTGTCCGGTATCTATATCGTCGATGCCACCCAGCGTGGCGTGGTGATGCAATTCGGCGCCTATAAGGCGACCACCATGCCGGGCCTCAACTGGTTTCCGCGTTTCATCCAGACGGTGGAGAAGGTGGATATCTCCACCGTCCGCTCCATCGAGCTGGGACGCCGCGCCGACGAGGCGCTGATGCTGACCCAGGATGAGAACATCATCGACGTCAAGTTCACTGTGCAGTACCAGGTAAAGAATGCGCGCGACTATCTGTTCAACGTGCGCGACCCGGATCAGACTCTGCGCGAGGCGACGGAAAGCGCCGTGCGTGAGGTGATCGGCCAGAGTGAGATGGATTTCGTGATTACCGGCGGTCGTGCCGACGTGGTGGATCGCATCAAGACCCTGGTACAGGATATTCTCGATCGCTACAACGCCGGTCTGACCATAGTCAACCTCAATATGCAGGATGCCCAGGCGCCGGAGCAGGTGCAGGGGGCCTTTGCCGATGCGGTCAAGGCGCGTGAGGACGAGCAGCGCCTGAAGAACGAGGCCGAGGCCTATGCCAACGATATCCTGCCCAAGGCCCGTGGTCAGGCGGCGCGCCTGATCGAGGAGGCCAATGCCTACCGTGATCAGGTGATTGCGCAGGCGGAAGGTGAGTCGGCACGCTTCCTCAGCGTACTGGCGCAGTACGAAAAGGCCCCGGCCGTGACCCGCAAGCGCCTCTATCTGGAGGCGATGGAGTCGGTTCTGGCGCAGAGCAGCAAGGTGTTGGTGGATACCAAGGGTGGCAACAACCTGCTCTACCTGCCCCTGGACAAGCTGATGCAGCGCGAGACGCCGCTGGGCGCTATGGGCGCCGGCGATATGCTCGGCACGGCGCCGGCCGCGCCGGTACAACAGCCGCGCGCAGACGTCCGTCTGCGTGACAATCTGCGTCAACGGGAGGTGCGATAA